One segment of Terriglobia bacterium DNA contains the following:
- a CDS encoding tetratricopeptide repeat protein, which translates to MTEPSRLQMLAQFLEQNPGDAFARYGLAMEYSKAGQTEQALAEFTKLLELHPDYTNGYFMAAQALERNGRTAEAKKMLESGVEAAKRTGNKHALSEMAGMLEELN; encoded by the coding sequence ATGACTGAGCCAAGCCGCCTGCAAATGCTTGCACAATTTCTGGAACAGAATCCCGGCGACGCTTTTGCTCGCTATGGCCTGGCCATGGAATATTCCAAAGCCGGGCAGACGGAACAGGCGCTCGCCGAGTTCACAAAGCTCCTGGAACTCCATCCTGACTATACGAACGGCTATTTCATGGCTGCGCAAGCCCTGGAGCGTAACGGCCGCACCGCTGAAGCTAAGAAAATGCTGGAAAGCGGCGTGGAAGCCGCAAAGCGCACCGGGAACAAACATGCTTTATCAGAGATGGCGGGGATGTTGGAAGAGCTGAATTGA
- a CDS encoding SDR family NAD(P)-dependent oxidoreductase, translating into MKLEGKVAVITGASMGIGEAIAKLFLQEGAKVVLSSRDLARTKAAEQRIGGANTLSIACDVSKRDQVDALVKAAVAKFGRIDIFVNNAGFGLNDAVADMDMAEFRRMFDTNLFGAVECMQAVIPLMRQQGGGDIVNISSVSGHIATPYMSGYAATKHAMNAIGKAGRMELLRHNINVLTVSPGYIATNFVKNMTKGKHSERVGSSVKYAVTPDVVAEATLQGLLKRKREVIVPKFYKWFIKLYQTSPGAVERMIRKRLKPTSQVMAEAAKKSN; encoded by the coding sequence ATGAAACTTGAAGGCAAAGTAGCTGTTATCACTGGCGCTTCCATGGGGATTGGTGAGGCGATTGCAAAGTTGTTCCTGCAGGAGGGCGCCAAGGTGGTGCTGAGTTCGCGTGATCTGGCGCGGACTAAGGCGGCGGAGCAGCGCATTGGCGGCGCGAATACGCTGAGTATCGCGTGTGACGTGAGCAAGCGCGATCAGGTGGACGCGTTGGTGAAAGCCGCAGTCGCAAAGTTCGGGCGCATCGATATTTTTGTGAACAATGCCGGCTTTGGATTGAATGACGCTGTGGCCGACATGGACATGGCGGAGTTCCGGCGGATGTTTGATACCAACCTGTTTGGCGCGGTTGAGTGCATGCAGGCCGTGATTCCGCTCATGCGGCAGCAGGGCGGTGGCGACATTGTGAATATTTCGTCGGTGTCCGGTCATATCGCCACGCCGTATATGTCCGGTTATGCTGCCACCAAGCACGCCATGAACGCCATCGGTAAAGCCGGACGCATGGAACTGCTGCGGCACAACATCAACGTACTCACGGTTAGCCCAGGCTATATTGCCACCAACTTTGTAAAGAACATGACCAAGGGCAAGCACTCTGAGCGTGTGGGATCGTCAGTGAAATATGCCGTTACGCCCGATGTGGTAGCGGAGGCCACCTTGCAGGGCCTGCTCAAGCGCAAGAGAGAAGTGATTGTGCCGAAGTTCTACAAATGGTTCATTAAGCTGTATCAAACGTCGCCGGGCGCGGTGGAGCGGATGATCCGCAAAAGATTGAAACCCACTTCACAGGTAATGGCGGAAGCGGCGAAGAAAAGCAATTAG